The Prunus persica cultivar Lovell chromosome G8, Prunus_persica_NCBIv2, whole genome shotgun sequence genome includes a region encoding these proteins:
- the LOC18767238 gene encoding splicing factor 3B subunit 1 — protein sequence MARIDDDKSDIEKTQEERKRMEKQLAALTSVTFDTDLYGGTDKNSYVSSIPVNEDEENMEAMGNEAARMPSYTAPKSITKEMPRGGDEEEDLGFKKTQRIYDREDEYRRRRLNQVLSPDRHDAFAAGEKTPDPSVRTYSDIMREEALKREKEDTLRLIAKKKKEEEEAAKAAPEKGDKAAAAVPQKRRNRWDQSQDEGGAKKAKTSDWDLPDSAPGKWDATPTPGRVADSTPSLGRRNRWDETPTPGRLVDSDATPSGGATPGATPAGMAWDATPKLPGMATPTPKRQRSRWDETPATMGSATPMAGATPAAAYTPGVTPVGGVELATPTPGAINLRGAITPEQYNLLRWEKDIEDRNRPLTDEELDAMFPQEGYKVLDPPASYVPIRTPARKLLATPTPMGTPGYSIPEENRGQQFDVPKELPGGLPFMKPEDYQYFGALLNEDEEEELSPDEQKERKIMKLLLKVKNGTPQQRKTALRQLTDKAREFGAGPLFNRILPLLMQPTLEDQERHLLVKVIDRVLYKLDELVRPYVHKILVVIEPLLIDEDYYARVEGREIISNLSKAAGLATMIAAMRPDIDNIDEYVRNTTARAFSVVASALGIPALLPFLKAVCQSKKSWQARHTGIKIVQQIAILIGCAVLPHLRSLVEIIENGLSDENQKVRTITALSLAALAEASAPYGIESFDSVLKPLWKGIRSHRGKVLAAFLKAIGFIIPLMDAMYASYYTKEVMVILIREFQSPDEEMKKIVLKVVKQCVSTEGVEPEYIRSDILPEFFRNFWVRRMALDRRNYRQLVETTVEIANKVGVADIVGRIVEDLKDESEPYRRMVMETIEKVVVNLGASDIDARLEELLIDGILYAFQEQTSDDANVMLNGFGAVVNSLGQRVKPYLPQICGTIKWRLNNKSAKVRQQAADLISRIAVVMKQCQEEQLMGHLGVVLYEYLGEEYPEVLGSILGALKAIVNVIGMTKMTPPIKDLLPRLTPILKNRHEKVQENCIDLVGRIADRGAEFVPAREWMRICFELLEMLKAHKKGIRRATVNTFGYIAKAIGPQDVLATLLNNLKVQERQNRVCTTVAIAIVAETCSPFTVLPALMNEYRVPELNVQNGVLKSLSFLFEYIGEMGKDYIYAVTPLLEDALMDRDLVHRQTAASAVKHMALGVAGLGCEDALVHLLNYVWPNIFETSPHVINAVMEAIEGMRVALGAAVVLNYCLQGLFHPARKVREVYWKIYNSLYIGAQDALVASYPLLEDEDHNVYTRPELMMFV from the coding sequence ATGGCGCGTATCGATGACGATAAATCGGACATAGAGAAGACAcaggaagagaggaagaggatgGAGAAGCAATTGGCCGCACTTACCTCCGTCACCTTCGATACAGACCTCTACGGCGGCACTGACAAGAATTCCTACGTCTCCTCCATCCCTGTcaatgaagatgaagagaacATGGAGGCCATGGGCAATGAGGCGGCTCGGATGCCGTCGTACACGGCCCCCAAGTCCATCACGAAGGAGATGCCGAGAGGCGGCGACGAAGAggaggatttagggtttaagaAGACACAGAGGATTTACGATCGTGAGGATGAGTATAGACGGCGGAGGCTTAATCAGGTCCTCTCGCCCGACCGCCACGATGCGTTTGCGGCTGGTGAGAAGACTCCTGACCCGTCGGTGAGGACTTATAGCGATATCATGAGAGAGGAGGCGTTGAAGAGGGAGAAGGAGGACACTTTGAGGCTTAttgccaagaagaagaaggaggaagaggaggcgGCCAAGGCGGCGCCTGAGAAAGGGGACAAGGCGGCTGCGGCGGTGCCTCAGAAGAGGAGGAACAGGTGGGACCAGTCTCAGGATGAAGGTGGGGCCAAGAAGGCCAAAACTTCGGATTGGGACTTACCGGATAGCGCTCCAGGAAAGTGGGATGCGACCCCGACTCCAGGAAGGGTTGCAGATTCGACTCCGTCCTTGGGGAGGAGGAACCGGTGGGACGAGACACCAACGCCGGGGCGGTTGGTGGATTCGGATGCCACTCCGTCTGGTGGCGCTACTCCCGGTGCCACCCCTGCTGGGATGGCTTGGGATGCTACTCCGAAGCTTCCAGGGATGGCCACGCCCACTCCGAAACGGCAGAGGTCAAGGTGGGATGAGACCCCTGCCACAATGGGCAGTGCAACCCCAATGGCTGGGGCAACCCCCGCTGCGGCCTATACACCTGGTGTGACTCCTGTTGGTGGAGTTGAGCTGGCTACTCCCACGCCCGGGGCTATTAATCTGCGTGGTGCAATTACGCCGGAACAGTATAATCTGTTGAGGTGGGAGAAGGATATTGAGGACAGGAATAGGCCATTGACTGATGAAGAGCTGGATGCTATGTTTCCTCAAGAGGGGTATAAGGTTTTGGACCCACCAGCTTCTTATGTGCCGATTAGGACTCCGGCGAGAAAGCTGCTGGCGACCCCAACTCCGATGGGGACTCCCGGGTATTCTATTCCAGAAGAGAATCGCGGGCAGCAGTTTGATGTGCCCAAGGAGTTGCCTGGTGGGTTGCCATTTATGAAGCCTGAGGATTACCAGTACTTTGGGGCGTTGTTGAATgaagatgaggaggaggagttgTCCCCTGATGAGCAGAAAGAGCGGAAGATTATGAAGCTTTTGCTTAAGGTTAAGAATGGTACGCCGCAGCAGAGGAAGACAGCGTTGAGGCAGCTTACTGATAAGGCTCGGGAGTTTGGTGCTGGCCCCTTGTTTAACCGTATCCTACCTTTGCTTATGCAACCCACGTTGGAAGACCAAGAGAGGCATCTTTTGGTGAAGGTAATTGATCGAGTGCTTTATAAATTGGATGAACTGGTACGTCCTTATGTGCATAAGATTCTTGTTGTGATTGAGCCTTTATTGATTGATGAAGACTATTATGCGCGTGTTGAAGGGAGAGAAATTATTTCTAATCTTAGTAAAGCAGCTGGTTTGGCTACTATGATTGCTGCTATGCGTCCGGATATTGATAACATTGATGAGTATGTTAGGAACACTACTGCGAGAGCTTTCAGTGTTGTTGCTTCTGCGCTTGGTATTCCTGCACTGTTGCCATTTTTGAAAGCTGTGTGTCAGAGCAAGAAATCATGGCAAGCACGGCACACTGGAATCAAGATTGTTCAGCAGATTGCCATTTTGATAGGGTGTGCTGTTCTTCCTCACTTGAGGTCCCTTGTGGAAATTATAGAGAATGGTCTAAGTGATGAAAATCAGAAGGTTCGGACAATTACTGCGCTATCACTTGCTGCTCTTGCTGAGGCTTCTGCCCCATATGGTATTGAAAGCTTTGACTCTGTCTTGAAGCCATTGTGGAAGGGTATTAGGTCTCACCGTGGTAAGGTTTTGGCTGCCTTCTTGAAGGCAATTGGTTTTATCATTCCTCTTATGGATGCAATGTATGCTAGTTACTATACCAAGGAAGTGATGGTTATTTTGATTAGAGAATTCCAGTCTCCTgatgaagaaatgaaaaaaattgtgcTCAAAGTGGTGAAACAGTGTGTGAGTACCGAAGGTGTAGAGCCTGAGTATATAAGAAGTGATATTCTTCCTGAGTTCTTCAGGAACTTCTGGGTTAGAAGGATGGCTTTGGATAGGAGGAACTACAGGCAACTGGTGGAAACAACTGTGGAGATAGCAAACAAAGTGGGTGTTGCTGATATAGTGGGGAGAATTGTTGAGGATCTCAAAGATGAGAGTGAACCATATAGGCGAATGGTTATGGAGACAATTGAGAAGGTGGTGGTGAATTTGGGTGCCTCAGATATTGATGCTCGGTTGGAGGAGCTTCTCATTGATGGTATCCTTTATGCTTTCCAAGAGCAGACCAGTGATGATGCAAATGTGATGCTTAATGGGTTTGGTGCAGTTGTGAACTCTCTGGGGCAGAGGGTGAAACCTTACCTTCCCCAGATTTGTGGTACCATTAAGTGGCGCTTGAATAACAAGAGTGCAAAGGTCAGGCAGCAAGCTGCAGATCTTATTTCGAGGATTGCTGTTGTCATGAAGCAGTGCCAAGAGGAACAACTGATGGGTCATCTTGGTGTTGTCTTGTATGAATATTTGGGAGAAGAATACCCAGAAGTTCTGGGATCAATTCTGGGAGCACTAAAGGCAATTGTGAATGTTATTGGTATGACAAAGATGACGCCTCCTATAAAGGATTTGCTTCCCAGGTTGACTCCAATTTTGAAGAATAGGCACGAAAAAGTCCAGGAGAACTGTATTGACCTTGTTGGTCGTATTGCTGATCGCGGTGCTGAGTTTGTTCCAGCGAGGGAATGGATGAGGATCTGTTTTGAGCTTCTTGAGATGCTGAAGGCTCATAAGAAGGGTATCCGGCGTGCTACTGTGAACACTTTTGGGTACATTGCTAAGGCCATTGGTCCACAAGATGTCCTGGCAACTCTACTGAACAATCTCAAAGTGCAGGAACGTCAGAACCGTGTTTGCACCACCGTGGCAATTGCAATAGTAGCCGAAACCTGTTCTCCTTTTACAGTTTTGCCAGCACTGATGAATGAGTATCGTGTTCCAGAACTTAATGTGCAGAATGGTGTTTTGAAATCCCTCTCTTTCCTGTTTGAGTACATTGGTGAAATGGGGAAAGACTATATCTATGCAGTGACCCCGTTGCTCGAGGATGCCCTCATGGACAGAGATCTGGTTCACAGGCAAACTGCAGCATCTGCTGTCAAGCACATGGCTTTGGGAGTAGCTGGATTGGGCTGCGAAGATGCGTTAGTCCACTTGTTGAACTATGTCTGGCCAAACATATTTGAGACATCCCCTCACGTTATAAATGCTGTCATGGAAGCTATTGAAGGGATGAGAGTGGCTTTGGGTGCTGCTGTTGTGCTCAACTACTGTCTGCAGGGGCTGTTCCATCCTGCTAGGAAGGTTAGGGAGGTGTACTGGAAGATTTACAACTCGCTGTATATTGGAGCTCAAGATGCCCTTGTAGCATCCTACCCTTTGCTGGAGGATGAGGATCATAACGTATATACCCGGCCTGAGCTAATGATGTTTGTATGA